The following DNA comes from Rhodanobacter sp. AS-Z3.
TAATTTCCCAAAGTCTCATTTCACAGCCCAATTAGTAGAGGAAGGGTAATCCCCCATTTCCGTTCATGCTGCGGGCCAGGCCGTTGGCGTGATCGGTCGCCGTAAGAAGACAATGGGCCGCAGGCCGCTCAGTTTCCCGTCATGCTTAGTGCCACCGCCTCGGCCACCTTGATGCCGTCCACGGCGGCGGAAAGAATGCCTCCGGCATAACCGGCGCCTTCGCCAGCCGGATACAGGCCGCGCGTGTTGAGACTCTGCAGGCTGTCGTCGCGTTTGACCCGTACCGGTGCCGAGGTGCGTGTCTCGACGCCAGTGAGGATCGCGTCGTGCATCGCGTAGCCACGGACCTGCCGTTCGAACGCGGGTAGTGCCTCGCGGATTGCCGCGATGGCGTAGTCGGGCAGGGCGCTATCCAGACTGCCCAAGGTGACGCTAGGCTTGTATGACGGCTGCACATCGCCGAATTCGCGTGAGGCGCGTCCGGCAAGGAAGTCGCCCACCAACTGCGCCGGCGCGCTGTAGTTTTCGCCGCCCAGCGTATAGGCGTGGCTTTCCAGCGCGCGCTGCAGCGCAATGCCGGCCAGCGGGCTGCCGCTATCATCGAACGGTGCGAAGTCGGCTGGGTCGATGCCGACCACCACCGCCGCGTTCGCGTTGCGCTCGTTACGCGAGTATTGGCTCATGCCGTTGGTGACCACGCGACCGGGCTCGCTGGTGGCGGCCACCACGGTGCCACCCGGACACATGCAGAAGCTGTATACCGAACGGCCGCTGCCGGCGTGGCTGCCTTTGCAGTGATGCACCAGCTTGTAGTCGGCTGCGCCCAGCACGGGATGTCCTGCCTGCGGGCCGAAACGCGCACGATCGATCACCGACTGGGGATGCTCGATGCGGAAGCCTACCGAAAACGGTTTGGCTTCCAGATAGACGCCGCGTTGGTGCAGCATCTCGAAGGTGTCGCGCGCGCTGTGGCCGGGTGCCAGCACCACGTGATCGGAGCGAAGTTGCTCGCCGCCGGCCAGGGTGACACCGCGCACATGACGTTCGCCGCTGGCATCGGTGTCGATCAGCAAGTCATCGACGCGCTGGCTGAAGCGGATTTCGCCGCCCAGCGACTCGATCGTCTCGCGCATCTTTTCGACCATCGAGACCAGTCGGAACGTGCCGATATGCGGCTTGCTGACGTAGAGAATTTCCTCCGGTGCGCCCGCCTTGACGAATTCGGTCAGCACCTTGCGGCTGTGGTGCTGCGGATCGCGAATCTGGCTGTACAGCTTGCCGTCGGAAAACGTACCGGCACCGCCTTCGCCGAACTGCACGTTCGACTCGGGATGCAGTTCGCGCTTGCGCCACAGGTCCCAGGTATCTTTGGTGCGTTCGCGCACCGCCTTGCCGCGATCAAGGATGATCGGCCGAAAACCCATTTGCGCCAGGATCAGTCCCACGAACAAGCCGCACGGACCGAAGCCGATCACCAATGGGCGATGGATGAGCTGTGCGGGCGCTTTCGCCACGAAGTGGTAATCGGTATCCGGCGTGGGTTGTACGTGCGGATCATCGGCGAAGGTCTGCAGCAATTCGGCCTCGCGCGGTGTGTCCACATCCAGTGCATAGATCAGCAGGATCGCACCGCGTTTGCGTGCATCGTGGCCGCGTCGCGCCACGCTGATGCTGCGGATATCGGCAGCGTCGATGTGCAGCCGCTTGCGTACGGCGGCATGCAGAGCTGCCTCGTCGTGGTCGAGGGGCAGCTTGAGGTCGGTCAGTCGCAGCATGGTCCAGCGTTCCGGCAAGGCTTGAAGTGCATGCGGCGATTTTCGCAGATATTGCGCCGCCGCGAGGGTCGCGGCGGCGCGGGCGGATCAGGACTCGCCGATGAAATCGGATTTTCCAATGCTGGTGCCGGCCTCGCGCAGGATGTTGTACGCGGTGGTGCAGTGGAAGAACAGGTTGGGAATCAGGAAGGTCAATAGATACGTCTGGCCGTCGAAATTCAGCTCGCCACTGCGCATTTTCAGGTGGATGGCGCGGGTTTCGCTGCCGTCGATCTGATCGGCGGTGAAGCTCTTGACGTAGTCGATCGAGCGCTCGATCCGGCTGTACGCCTGAGCCAGTGTGGTTTCGTTGTCTTCGAATGCCTGTGGCTCCACGCCGGCAAGCCGGGCGCTGCCGCGGGTAGCCATGTCGCAGGCAATCTGGATCTGCTTGATCAGCGGCAGCATGTCGGGGATCAGCCGTGTCTGCAGCAGCACTTCATCACTGACGTTCTTCGCGGCGGCATGTTCCTCACCCTTCTTCAGCACATGGGCAAGATTGCTCAGTGCGCGGACGAAGACGGGGGCTGAAGCCTGGTGCATGGAAAGTGTCATGGTTGATCTTCCTGGGGTGGGTGGGGTGTGGCAGACGGGTGGAGCGCGGCGAACGGTGGCATGTCGCCGGGAGGGATTTCGGGAAGCGGTTCTGCAAGCGGAACGATGCTGTTGCAGCGGGTCATGCCCTGTGTGGCGCGCGCGGCGATCACCAGGCCAACCAGCATCAGCGTGGCCGAAAGCAGGAAGGCTACACCCGGCAGGTGGATCGCCGAGCCTGGCGCGATCGACAGTGCAAAGATCTGTGCAAATAGGTACGGACCGAAGATGCCGGCGAAACTGCCCAGGCTGCCGATCGCACCTTGCAGCCGACCCTGCTCCGAGGGGTCGACCTGCTGGGTCATCAGCGACTGGATCGGCGGCATCGCCAGCCCCCACAGCGCCAGCAGCGGAATGCCGAACAGGAAAGCCCAGCCGACATCAGCCAGGCCCATCACCAGAAACGCGCCGACGCCAAAAAACATGCCGGCCAGCAGTACGCGGCGTTCGCCGAAGCGCGGTGCCAGCTTGCCAGTCAGCACCGCCTGCACGAAGCCATCGCAGGCACCCACCAGCATCAAGGCATAGCCGACCGCCTGCGGACCCCAGCTGTAGCGGTAGTCTGTATACAGCACGAACACCGTTTGCAATACGTAGTGCGCCAGATAGACCAGAAACAGCACGATGGCCAGCTGGAACACCTGCGGCTGGCGACGCAACAGTTTCAGCGAGCCGAACGGATGTGCGCTGTGCAGTTCGATGCGCGCGGTGCGGCGCTCTTTCGGCAGCGACTCGGGAAGGATGAAAAAGCCGTAAAGGAAATTGCACAAGGCCATGACGGCGGCAACCCAGAACGGCAGGCGCAGCGCGATGCCGCCGAGGAAGCCGCCCAGTCCGGGACCGATGATGAAGCCCAGACCGAATGCGCTGCCGAGCAGGCCAAATGCCGCCGCGCGCTTCTCGGCGGGGATGATGTCGGCGACATAGGCATTCGCGGTGCTGAAGCTGGCTGCCGTCATGCCCAGCAGGATGCGCGCCACGAACAACAGCCACAGCGTCGGTGCCAGCGCCAGGAGCACGAAGTCCAGCGCCAGCCCCAGGTTGGAGATCAGGATCACCGGCCGCCGACCGTAGCGATCGGACAGCGCCCCCTGTATCGGCGCGAACACGAACTGCACGATGGCAAACACCGTGCTGAAAATGCCCACCCACCATGCGGCCTTCGCGATGCCACCGCCGGCCAGTTGCTCGATCAGGTGCGGCAGCACCGGAATGATGATGCCGAACGCCAGCATGTCCAGCAGCACGGTGACGTAGATGAAAGCCAGTGCAGCGCGGTGGCGTGGGGCGGTGGAGTCAGCTGGCGAGTCCATGGGCATGGCGAGGCGAGGGGAGTGCGACGATAGCGCGAAGCGCGGCGGCGCGGCATGTGCACCCACTCAGCTGGCATCGTCGCGTGAGCGCGATACCATGGAGCATTCTCCTGCCAGGACATCATCATGGTTCGACGTCTGCTTCCCGTCTGTCTGCTGCTGGCGCTTGCCGGCTGCTCATCCCATCAGGATGCACCGGCGCAAGCGCCAGTGTCGAAAGAGGAGCTGGCGCCGGCGCCCTCTGTCAGCGCTGCAACGGCGACGCCCGCTGCGGTCGAGAGTGCGGCAGCAGTGAAGCAGCACGTCGGTGACTACGCCACGGTAAAGCTCACTGCGGACTTGTCGAAGTTCGACGCCAAGCAGAAGCAGATGATCGCGCTGCTGATCGAAGCCGCCGACAGCACCAATGCGCTGTACTGGCAACAGGGTTGGGGCGACAAGAATGCATTGATGCAGAAGATCAGCGACCCGGCCACGCGCGAATTCGCCGAGATCAATTACGGTCCGTGGGACCGGTTGAACAATGACCAGTCGTTCGTCGACGGCATCGGCGCACGGCCGGCGGGCGCACAGTTTTATCCGGCCGACATGACCAAGGCCGAGTTCGAGCAGTCACCGCTGACCGACAAGACCGGTCTGTATACCTTGCTGCGCCGGGACGACAAGGGTCAGCTGATCACGGTGCCCTATCATCAGGCGTACAAGGCCGAGCTGGACAAGAGCGCCGGTCTGCTGCGTGAGGCGGCCAAACTGGCCGGCGATGCGGGCTTCCGCAAGTATCTGACCATGCGCGCCGACGCCTTGCAGAATGACGACTACCAGCCCAGCGATTTCGCCTGGATGGAGATGAAGACGAACCCGGTCGACATCGTGATCGGCCCGATCGAAACCTACGAAGACCAGCTGTTCGGTTACAAGGCCAGCTACGAATCCTACGTGTTGATCAAGGATCAGGCATGGAGTGCCAAGCTGGCACGCTTCGCCAAATACCTGCCCGAATTGCAGCGCGGCCTGCCGGTGGCGGACAAGTACAAGGCCGAAAAGCCGGGCTCCGATGCGGACCTGAATGCCTATTTCGCGATCTACTACGGTGGCGATGCCAACGTCGGCGCCAAGACCATTGCGATCAACCTGCCCAACGACGAGCAGGTGCAATTGAAGAAGGGCACACGTCGCCTGCAGCTGGAAAACGTGATGCAGGCGAAATTCGACAAGATCATGTTGCCGATCGGCCACGAGCTGATTGCCGACGATCAGCAGAAGCACCTCACCTTCGACGCCTTCTTCCAGAACACCATGTTCCACGAAGTCGCCCACGGCCTCGGCATCAAGGAAACGCTCGACGGCAAGGGCACCGTGCGCAAGGCACTGAAGGATCAGGCTTCCAGCTTCGAGGAAGGCAAGGCCGACATTCTCGGCCTGTACATGGTCACCAAGCTGGCCGACAGGGGCGAGCTGGACAAGTCGAAGCTGATGGACAACTACGTCACCTTCCTCGCCGGCATCCTGCGCTCGGTGCGCTTCGGCGCCAGCGATGCACACGCCAAGGCGAACATGGTGCGCTTCAACTTCTTCAAGCAGCAGGGTGCGTTCAGTCGTGATGAAACGACGGGCCGCTACCGCGTCGATTTCGACAAGATGACTGCGGCGATGAATGCGTTGTCAGCGAAGCTTCTGACCATTCAGGGTGACGGTGATTATGCTGCGGCGAAGCAGCTCACCGATCAGATGGGCAATGTCGACGCACAGCTGGCCGGTGATCTGAAGCGACTGGACCAGGCGCATATTCCGGTTGATGTTCGCTTCGAGCAGGGGTTGGATGTGCTGGGTCTGAAGAAGCCCTGACACTCTACGCAGGAGCGCACCCTGTGCGCGATTCCCTTCGTCACGCGGCGGAAGGCATCGCGCACAGGGTGCGCTCCTACGCGACGTTGGCCATCCAGTCGGCCACTGCCTGCGGATGTTCCAGATGCAGGTGGTGGCCGCCGTCCATCTGCTCGACGGCGATATCCGGCACGCAGTCGGCACGCAATTGCATCGGTTCGCTGGGCAGATACGAGGTCGCCGGTTGCGCCAGCAGCAGCGAAGTGGGGGCGGCGATGCCGCGCAACAGGGCATGGATTTGCGATTCGGCCAGCCGGCTCGAGCTTTGACGCGTCAAGGCCGGATCGCTGCGCCACGACCAGCCGCCATCAACCTCGATCAGGCCGCGCTCGACGATTGGCCGCGACAGTTCGGCAGCCAGGCCGCTGACCATGCCGCGTGCCTGCATCGCCTGTTCAACGCTTGAAAATATGCGCAAGGGTTTGTTGTGGCGTGGTGTCAGTGCTTCCCGGAAACGCGCCAGCGTATGCGTGCCATCGTCGCCCAATGGCCCGAGTCCCTCGATCAGGAACAGTCGGCTGATGCGCTGGGGCGTCGCTGCAGCGACCAGCGAAGCGACACCGGCACCCAGCGAATGGCCAAGCAGCGTATAGCGCGAAAGTTGCAGCGCATCGGCGGCGGCGAGTACATCGCGCACGTAATCGAAGAAGTGATACGTACTGCCGGCAGGCAGGTGGTCGGAGTGGCCGTGACCGGGCAGCTCCAGTGCGATCACGTGATAGTGCCGGGCCAGCAACGGCGCCAGCCGGGCAAAGCTGCCGGCATTGTCGAGCCAGCCGTGCAGCGCCAACAGCGGCGGCAGCGAGCTGTCTCCCCACCACTGAGCCTGCAGTGACAGTTGCGGCAGCGCGATGGAGACGAAGTCAGTCGTTGCTGGCACGAACGGCCTCTGCGCGTTGCTTCGCCTGCGCGCGTTGTTGCCGTGCTGCGTCCGGATCGTGGTCGGCGGCAAATTCTGGCCAGCCTTGCGTGTGCTGAAGCACCAGTTCGGTGAGGCTGCGTACTTGTCCCTCACTGTCATTGAGTGCGGGGATGTAACGCAGCGATTCACCGCCGGCGCCGACGAAGAAGTCGCGATTCTGCATCGCGATCTCTTCCAGCGTCTCCAGACAGTCCACAGCGAATCCAGGGCAGGCAACATCGAGTTTGCGCACGCCTTCCGCACCGAGCTTGCGCACCATGGCGTCGGTGTAAGGATGCAGCCAGCGCTCACGGCCGACGCGCGACTGGAAGCTCAGCACCATCTGCTGCTCGCTCAACTGCAGGCGTTCGCGCAACAGCCGCGCGGTGGCATGGCATTGGCAGAAATAGGGATCGCCTTCGTGCAGGTAACGTTCGGGAATGCCATGGAACGACAGCAGCAACTTGTCGCCGCGGCCGTTCGTTGCCCACCACGTTTCGATGCTCTGGGCGAGTGCTTCGATGTGCGCCGGGTGGCTGTGATAGTCATTGACGATGCGCAACTCGGGCGGCCAGCGCATCTTCTTGAGGGTATCGGCTACCGCATCCAGTACCGATCCGGTGGAGGTGCCCGAATACTGCGGGTACAGCGGCAGCACCAACAGCCGGCGCACGCCCTCGCGTTGCAGTTGCGCGATGGTCTGCATCACCGACGGTTCGCCATAGCGCATCGCCAGCGCGACCTTCACCGGTGCCAGTGGACGTTGCCGCAAGATCTCGGATTGCAGGCCCGCCGCCAGTGCTTCGCTGCCGAAACGCAGCGGTGAGCCGCGCTTTTCCCAGACTTTGCCGTAGGCATGCGCCGAGCGCTTTGGTCGTACGCGCAGGATCACACCGTTCAGAATCAGCCACCACAACCAGCGCGGATATTCGATCACCCGTGGATCGGCGAGGAATTCGGCGAGGTAAGGACGCACCGCCTGTGCGGTCGGAGCGGTTGGCGTGCCGAGGTTGACCAGCAGAACGGCTGCCTGAACGGATGCCGCGTCGGGGTCGTGGGAATAGCCGGCAAGGCCGGTATAGTTGTTGGTGAATGGCATGGTGATGGTCGTGCAGAGGCGATCCACGAGTCTGCCACAAGCCTGTTGTGACAGGTGCGTTCACTTGACTGGGCCTGTTCTCACCGATCCAGAAAATCCCCGAATCCGATGGAGCTACTCATGTTCAAGAACTCCCTGCAACGATTGCTGCTGACCGGGCTGGCCCTGTTGCTGCCGGCAATGGCCGTGCATGCCGAAGATCCGCCGCTGGTGCGCGCGACCAATGCGGTGCGCGTGATGAACGACATCATGCAGGCACCGGACAAGGCGATTCCGCAAGACTTGCTGCGCAACGCGCGCGCCATCGCGGTGATTCCGGACATGATCAAGGCCGGCTTCATTTTCGGCGGACGCCGTGGCGAAGGCCTGATCTCGGTGAAGAGTGCCGACGGTACCTGGTCCAACCCGAGTTTCATCACCATGACCGGCGGCAGCGTGGGTTTTCAGGCCGGCGTGTCCTCGACCGACGTGATTCTGGTGTTCCGTACCCAGCGCGGCGTTGACTCGATCGTCAATGGCAAATTCACCCTGGGTGCGGATGCCTCGGCGGCAGCTGGCCCGGTGGGCCGCACCGCCACTGCCTCGACCGATGCACAGCTGAAGGCTGAAATCTATTCGTATTCGCGCACCCGCGGCCTGTTTGCCGGCGTGGCGCTGGATGGCTCGGCGCTGCGTATCGACTATGATGCGAATGCGGCGGTGTATGGCGCAGGAATCACGCCACGCCGCATCTTTGAAGGCGGTGTGAGCAACGTGCCGACGGCCGTGGTGGACTTTCGCGACCGGCTCGAAGAGTACACTTCCCGCTGACGTTGAAGCGCCGGCACTTTCATGGCTGCCGGTGTTTCCGGTTTGATCCGTTTCTGAGGTAATTCATGAGCATCTGGCACCTGATAATCCTGCTGATCGTGGTCGTGGTCATCTTCGGCACCGGCAAGCTGCGCAACATCGGCGCTGACCTCGGCGGTGCCATGCGGGACTTCAAGAAGGGCCTGAACGGCGACGAGGAAGAGGCCAAGCGCAAGGCGGAAGCCGAGCAGCTGCGCGCCGATCCACCCGCGCCCCCTGTCGAGCCGACCACGCAGAGTCAGCGCGACTCCAGCGATCAGAAGTAAGCCGGCGGCTCGCGGCGATGATCGAGATCAGCTTCGGCAAGCTGGTGCTGCTCGCGCTCATCGCGCTGATCGTGCTTGGCCCGGAAAAGCTTCCGGGTGCTGCCCGCACGGCCGGTGCCTTGTTGCGGCGCATGCGCAGCGGGTGGGACAACGTGCGCGCCGAGGTAGAGCGCGAATTGCAGATCGAGGAAATCAAGCGCGTCGCGCGTGAAGCGGCTGCGCGCGCCGAGGCTGCACAGGCCGAACTCGATGTCGCCGTGCAGAAGGTGCGTGATGTGGGCAGCGAGGCAAAGGTGGTTGAGGCAATATCGGCGGATGCGCCGGCCCCGGCAACTACCTATCCCTTGTCCGACCCGGCTCCGGTCGAGGTGTTAGCTGAGGCCGGCCCGGCAGCCGACAACGCTACCGGCGATCTGTTTGATTCGGTGAAGAAAGCCCCTGCGGAGTTGCCGAATGGCCACGCCTGAACCCGATATCGATTTGCAGCAGGGCTTGTTCTCGCATTTGCTCGAACTGCGCTCGCGCCTGCTCAAGGCCAGTGCCACGGTGCTGTTGGTGCTGCTGGCGCTGGTGCCGTTTGCCAATCGGCTGTACACCGAACTGGCGGCACCGCTGGTAGTGCGCCTGCCGCAGGGTGCGCACCTGATCGCCACCGAGGTGGCCAGCCCGTTCGTGACCCCGCTGAAGCTGGCGTTCTATGCGTCGCTGTTCATCAGCATGCCGATGATCCTGTACCAGCTGTGGGCGTTCGTCAGCCCTGGTTTGTACAAGCACGAGAAACGCCTCGCCCGCCCCCTGCTTGGCGCGGCGCTGGTGTTGTTCTATACCGGCTGCGCGTTCGCGTATTTCCTGGTGCTGCCGGCGGCGTTTCGTTTCCTCACCGCGGTGACCCCGCAGGGCGTGGAGATGATGACCGACATCACCCACTACCTCGACTTCGTGATGTTGATGTTCTTCGCGTTCGGGCTGTGCTTTGAAGTACCGGTGGCGGTCGTGGTGCTTGCCGCTGTAGGCATCGTCGACGTGGAAAAGCTGCGTAGCGGTCGTCGTTATGCGATTGTTGGCGCGTTCGCGATCTCGGCCTTCATCACGCCGCCGGACATCACCTCGATGATCATGCTGGCGATTCCGATGTGCCTGCTTTACGAGCTGGGCGTGCTGGCGGTGCGCTGGCTGGTCAAGCCGGTGCCTCCCGAAACTGCGCAGAGTTGATTCGATCGCGGGATCAATACAGATCGATCGGGTCCACGTCCAGCGACCAGCGCACTTTGCGCGCCAGCGGAAGTTTAGCCAGCACCTGTTGCCACGATCGCAGCATGCCGTGCAGGCTGCGTCGATTGGCGGCTTCGAGCAGCAACTGCGCGCGATGACGGCCGGCGCGCAGCGGCATCGGTGCGGGCATCGGCCCGGCGATCTGCAGTGAATCGTCGTGCGGCAGGGCCGCGTGTGCGGCGGCGAGGAAGCCGTCCACATCTTCGCGCTTGATCGCCTCGGCGCGCAGCAGTACCTGATGGCTGTAGGGCGGCAACTGGATCAGCCGACGCTCGGCCAGCAGGTCGCGCGCCGCTGCGGCATAACCTTGAGCCAGCAGGCTGCGCAGCAGCGGGTGTTCGGGTTGATGCGTCTGCAGCACCACGCGGCCAGGCTTGCGCGCGCGGCCGGCGCGGCCGGCGACTTGCACCACCAGTTGCGCCAGTCGTTCGCTGGCGCGGAAGTCGATGCTGTGCAGGCCTTCGTCCACGCCGACGATGGCGACCAGGGTGAGGTTGGGCAGGTCATGGCCCTTGGCCAGCATCTGGGTGCCGACCAGAATCGCCGGTTGGTCGTCCGTCAGCGTGCTCAGCAATTGTTCGAACGAGTCGCGACGGCTGGTGGTTTCGCGATCCACCCGCAACACCGGCACGCCGGGGAAGTGCGCGAGCAGTGCTTCCTCAAGCCGTTCGGTGCCCTGACCTTGCGGTTTCAGCTCGCCTGCGCCGCAACTCGGGCAGGCTTGTGGCAGCCGCTGGCGATAGTCGCAGTGATGACAGATCAGCTGGCGGCGGCCGGCATGCAGGGTCAGCGGCCGATCGCAGCGCGGGCAGTCGGCATGCCAGCCACAGGCATGACACAGCAACACCGGTGCGTAGCCGCGGCGGTTGCGAAATACCAGCGCCTGTTCGCCGCGCGCCACCGTGTCGGCCACAGCGGCCAGCAAGGCCGGCGACATGCCGTGGTCGAGCCGCTGCGCGCGCATGTCGATGATCTGGATTTGCGGTGCGCGCACGGCGCCGGGACGCGCGCGCAAATGCAGGGTCCGGTAACGATCGGCTTCGGCATTCGCCAGTGATTCCAGCGATGGCGTGCCCGAGCCCAGCAACACCGGCACGCCCAGCGCACGGGCGCGCACTACCGCAAGATCGCGTGCGTGATAGCGGAAGCCATCCTGCTGCTTGTAGGCGCTGTCGTGTTCTTCGTCGACGATGATCAGACCCGCTTGCGGCAGCGGGGTGAAGATCGCCGAGCGCGTGCCGAGAATCACCCGGGCCGTGCCCGCCCGCGCGCGCAGCCAGGCACGCGCGCGGTCGCCCTCGGACAGATTCGAGTGCAGCACTTCGACCAGCACGCCAAGTCGTTCGCGCAGGCGCCGCACGGTTTGTGGCGCAAGGCCGATTTCAGGTACCAGCAGCAGCGCTTGCTTGTCTTGGGCAAGCACCTGCTCGATCAGCGCCAGATAGACCTCGGTCTTGCCGCTGCCGGTGACGCCGTCGAGCAGGAACGGTTGGTAGCCACCGAGGCAGGCACCCACGGTGGCTACCGCCTGTTGCTGTTCGTCGCTGAGTTGCGGCGCGGTTGACGGTGGCAGCCGCTGGTTGAGCGGTGGGCGTTCGCCGCGTTCGATCAAGCCTGCCCCTGCCAGCCGCCGAGCTGCTTCGCGCCAGCCCGGCTGGCGCTCCGTCAGCTCCTGGGCGCTCAGCGCGCGGTCGGCGAGTAGGCCCAGCAACGCTTTGCTGCCCCCGCGTCGACTGCCGGCGTCAAGGGCGCTGCGTCCCGCGTTGGTGATCGCGCAGTATTCATCACCGATGGCCGGCAGCGGCCGCGCTTCGCGCAGTGCCAGTGGCAGTGCGTTGGCGTAGGCCTCGCCCGGAGCGCCGAGCCAGTAGTCGGCGGCCCAGGCTAGCGTCTGCATCAACTCGGTATCGAGCAGTGCTTCGTCGTCCAGCAAGCGGGTGACCTGTTTCAGCCGACTGCCTTCCACCGCCGCCGCCGCATCAATCGCCACCACCACGCCAACCTGCTTGCCGCGACCAAACGGCACCAGCACCCGGCTGCCTACCTGTGCTTCACCAGTCGCCGGCGGCAGGTAGTCAAACAAGGTAGGCAGGGGCACCGGCAGGGCGATGCGCAGGACGGCGGGCATGGTCGATCTCATCAGCGGGTCAGTGTAACTGTCGCGCTCGCCAAGGCCTCATCCCGAGCTTGCTATTCGCACCAAGCTGACCCGGCGGAGTTGCGTGAACTTGCTGCCCGCTTGTCTGAGGATTGAGGGGTAAGTGGCTATCCCCCGTGAGTTTTTGCGCTTATCCACAGATGCTGTGGATAAGTCTGTGGATTCAACGGTGACGGGACCCCCTCAAGCGCATGGTGGCGCCTTTCATGACGGCTTGATGACGTTTTGGGCAAAGAAAAAAAGCCTTTTGAATCAATGTGATAAAAATGACGTATGGGCAGGGTTCACATAATTCACGAATCCCCTCGGCGTGCCTTGACAGACTCTTGACGCTGTGCAAAACCGCTGGCCGGCAGGCCCGAAACGGGGTTACTTGGCCATCCCGAGTGCGCCAGCGACCAGCAGTGCCAGAGTCAATAGCCAGAAGTAGCAAAAGCCGATGCAGCCGAATTTCAGCAAGGTCATCGGCCAGCCCTGCCGGTAGATCCGTTTCTGCATGATCAGCAGGTATGCCGGTATCCAAAGTGCAAGACCCCACTCCAGCCAATGCAGCGGATAGGTCACCCAGGCGGCG
Coding sequences within:
- the tatA gene encoding twin-arginine translocase TatA/TatE family subunit, translating into MSIWHLIILLIVVVVIFGTGKLRNIGADLGGAMRDFKKGLNGDEEEAKRKAEAEQLRADPPAPPVEPTTQSQRDSSDQK
- a CDS encoding lipid-binding SYLF domain-containing protein codes for the protein MFKNSLQRLLLTGLALLLPAMAVHAEDPPLVRATNAVRVMNDIMQAPDKAIPQDLLRNARAIAVIPDMIKAGFIFGGRRGEGLISVKSADGTWSNPSFITMTGGSVGFQAGVSSTDVILVFRTQRGVDSIVNGKFTLGADASAAAGPVGRTATASTDAQLKAEIYSYSRTRGLFAGVALDGSALRIDYDANAAVYGAGITPRRIFEGGVSNVPTAVVDFRDRLEEYTSR
- a CDS encoding alpha/beta fold hydrolase, which gives rise to MPATTDFVSIALPQLSLQAQWWGDSSLPPLLALHGWLDNAGSFARLAPLLARHYHVIALELPGHGHSDHLPAGSTYHFFDYVRDVLAAADALQLSRYTLLGHSLGAGVASLVAAATPQRISRLFLIEGLGPLGDDGTHTLARFREALTPRHNKPLRIFSSVEQAMQARGMVSGLAAELSRPIVERGLIEVDGGWSWRSDPALTRQSSSRLAESQIHALLRGIAAPTSLLLAQPATSYLPSEPMQLRADCVPDIAVEQMDGGHHLHLEHPQAVADWMANVA
- a CDS encoding DUF1993 domain-containing protein; translated protein: MTLSMHQASAPVFVRALSNLAHVLKKGEEHAAAKNVSDEVLLQTRLIPDMLPLIKQIQIACDMATRGSARLAGVEPQAFEDNETTLAQAYSRIERSIDYVKSFTADQIDGSETRAIHLKMRSGELNFDGQTYLLTFLIPNLFFHCTTAYNILREAGTSIGKSDFIGES
- the hemH gene encoding ferrochelatase; amino-acid sequence: MPFTNNYTGLAGYSHDPDAASVQAAVLLVNLGTPTAPTAQAVRPYLAEFLADPRVIEYPRWLWWLILNGVILRVRPKRSAHAYGKVWEKRGSPLRFGSEALAAGLQSEILRQRPLAPVKVALAMRYGEPSVMQTIAQLQREGVRRLLVLPLYPQYSGTSTGSVLDAVADTLKKMRWPPELRIVNDYHSHPAHIEALAQSIETWWATNGRGDKLLLSFHGIPERYLHEGDPYFCQCHATARLLRERLQLSEQQMVLSFQSRVGRERWLHPYTDAMVRKLGAEGVRKLDVACPGFAVDCLETLEEIAMQNRDFFVGAGGESLRYIPALNDSEGQVRSLTELVLQHTQGWPEFAADHDPDAARQQRAQAKQRAEAVRASND
- a CDS encoding TCR/Tet family MFS transporter, with amino-acid sequence MDSPADSTAPRHRAALAFIYVTVLLDMLAFGIIIPVLPHLIEQLAGGGIAKAAWWVGIFSTVFAIVQFVFAPIQGALSDRYGRRPVILISNLGLALDFVLLALAPTLWLLFVARILLGMTAASFSTANAYVADIIPAEKRAAAFGLLGSAFGLGFIIGPGLGGFLGGIALRLPFWVAAVMALCNFLYGFFILPESLPKERRTARIELHSAHPFGSLKLLRRQPQVFQLAIVLFLVYLAHYVLQTVFVLYTDYRYSWGPQAVGYALMLVGACDGFVQAVLTGKLAPRFGERRVLLAGMFFGVGAFLVMGLADVGWAFLFGIPLLALWGLAMPPIQSLMTQQVDPSEQGRLQGAIGSLGSFAGIFGPYLFAQIFALSIAPGSAIHLPGVAFLLSATLMLVGLVIAARATQGMTRCNSIVPLAEPLPEIPPGDMPPFAALHPSATPHPPQEDQP
- a CDS encoding Zn-dependent hydrolase produces the protein MVRRLLPVCLLLALAGCSSHQDAPAQAPVSKEELAPAPSVSAATATPAAVESAAAVKQHVGDYATVKLTADLSKFDAKQKQMIALLIEAADSTNALYWQQGWGDKNALMQKISDPATREFAEINYGPWDRLNNDQSFVDGIGARPAGAQFYPADMTKAEFEQSPLTDKTGLYTLLRRDDKGQLITVPYHQAYKAELDKSAGLLREAAKLAGDAGFRKYLTMRADALQNDDYQPSDFAWMEMKTNPVDIVIGPIETYEDQLFGYKASYESYVLIKDQAWSAKLARFAKYLPELQRGLPVADKYKAEKPGSDADLNAYFAIYYGGDANVGAKTIAINLPNDEQVQLKKGTRRLQLENVMQAKFDKIMLPIGHELIADDQQKHLTFDAFFQNTMFHEVAHGLGIKETLDGKGTVRKALKDQASSFEEGKADILGLYMVTKLADRGELDKSKLMDNYVTFLAGILRSVRFGASDAHAKANMVRFNFFKQQGAFSRDETTGRYRVDFDKMTAAMNALSAKLLTIQGDGDYAAAKQLTDQMGNVDAQLAGDLKRLDQAHIPVDVRFEQGLDVLGLKKP
- a CDS encoding NAD(P)/FAD-dependent oxidoreductase: MLRLTDLKLPLDHDEAALHAAVRKRLHIDAADIRSISVARRGHDARKRGAILLIYALDVDTPREAELLQTFADDPHVQPTPDTDYHFVAKAPAQLIHRPLVIGFGPCGLFVGLILAQMGFRPIILDRGKAVRERTKDTWDLWRKRELHPESNVQFGEGGAGTFSDGKLYSQIRDPQHHSRKVLTEFVKAGAPEEILYVSKPHIGTFRLVSMVEKMRETIESLGGEIRFSQRVDDLLIDTDASGERHVRGVTLAGGEQLRSDHVVLAPGHSARDTFEMLHQRGVYLEAKPFSVGFRIEHPQSVIDRARFGPQAGHPVLGAADYKLVHHCKGSHAGSGRSVYSFCMCPGGTVVAATSEPGRVVTNGMSQYSRNERNANAAVVVGIDPADFAPFDDSGSPLAGIALQRALESHAYTLGGENYSAPAQLVGDFLAGRASREFGDVQPSYKPSVTLGSLDSALPDYAIAAIREALPAFERQVRGYAMHDAILTGVETRTSAPVRVKRDDSLQSLNTRGLYPAGEGAGYAGGILSAAVDGIKVAEAVALSMTGN